A section of the Cryobacterium soli genome encodes:
- a CDS encoding sortase, translating into MVLSRQDQLVRTVFAIIAALIFGFLANLTVLGELQHMVSQQQLTDTLRTELAQGTTPVSEGTVDKVLLADGAPLGIIDIPAIGVHEVFVEGSDSGTTRSGPGHRRDTVLPGQAGISVVMGRAAAYGGPFARIQELSPGQEFTVLTGQGEHTFEVIGVRYAGDPAPTPLAAGHSRLILETARGPAFIPNGVARVDAELTSATQPAGVRQTSFSTLAPEHKELATDTTTVWALAFALQFFLLIEFAAVWSFRRVGVRKTWTVLVPVVTLGGLLVADQVVRLLPNLL; encoded by the coding sequence GTGGTCCTCAGTCGTCAGGACCAGCTGGTCCGCACGGTCTTCGCGATCATCGCCGCGCTGATCTTCGGGTTCCTCGCGAACCTGACGGTGCTCGGCGAGCTGCAACACATGGTGTCGCAGCAGCAACTCACCGACACCCTCCGCACCGAACTGGCCCAGGGCACCACCCCGGTCAGCGAGGGGACCGTCGACAAGGTGCTGCTGGCCGACGGCGCCCCGCTGGGCATCATCGATATCCCGGCGATCGGCGTGCACGAGGTCTTCGTCGAGGGCTCCGATTCGGGGACCACCCGATCCGGACCCGGGCACCGCCGGGACACCGTGCTGCCAGGGCAGGCCGGGATCAGCGTGGTGATGGGACGCGCGGCGGCCTACGGGGGTCCGTTCGCGCGCATCCAGGAGCTCTCTCCCGGCCAGGAATTCACGGTCCTCACCGGCCAGGGCGAGCACACCTTCGAAGTCATCGGCGTGCGTTACGCCGGCGACCCGGCGCCGACCCCGCTCGCCGCTGGACACAGCCGCCTGATCCTGGAAACCGCCCGTGGTCCCGCTTTCATACCGAATGGTGTGGCCCGGGTGGATGCCGAACTCACCAGCGCCACCCAGCCGGCCGGTGTGCGGCAGACCAGCTTCAGCACCCTCGCGCCCGAGCACAAGGAACTGGCCACGGACACGACAACGGTGTGGGCACTGGCCTTCGCCCTGCAGTTCTTCCTCCTGATCGAGTTCGCGGCGGTCTGGTCCTTCCGCAGGGTCGGTGTGCGGAAGACCTGGACGGTCCTCGTCCCGGTCGTGACGCTCGGTGGGCTCCTCGTGGCCGATCAGGTCGTGCGACTGCTTCCGAATCTGCTCTAA
- a CDS encoding phosphate ABC transporter ATP-binding protein produces MFPTRAPRPTSVPGPGQDPRPLATLEGRNVSAWFGERQVLDRVSLTMPAGIITSLIGPSGCGKSTFLRILNRMHELVPSASLAGEVLLDGEDIYDPERKLVDARKHIGMVFQKPNPFPAMSIYDNVIAGLTLTGRRATSDEKDYLVESCLTKAGLWTEVRDRLRAPGGGLSGGQQQRLCIARSLAVTPRILLMDEPCSALDPTSTRVIEETMLELAQEVTIVIVTHNMQQAQRVSQNCAFFLAAQGTPGGIVEHGPTELMFGDPIDSRTADYVNGRFG; encoded by the coding sequence ATGTTCCCGACCCGGGCGCCGCGCCCGACGAGCGTGCCGGGCCCAGGCCAGGACCCGCGCCCCCTGGCCACGCTGGAAGGCCGCAACGTGTCGGCCTGGTTCGGCGAACGGCAGGTGCTCGACCGGGTGAGCCTGACCATGCCCGCCGGCATCATCACCTCCCTGATCGGCCCGTCCGGCTGCGGCAAGTCCACGTTCCTGCGCATCCTCAACCGGATGCACGAGTTGGTGCCGTCGGCCAGCCTGGCCGGCGAGGTGCTGCTGGACGGCGAGGACATCTACGACCCCGAGCGCAAGCTCGTCGACGCCCGCAAGCACATCGGCATGGTGTTCCAGAAACCCAACCCGTTCCCGGCCATGTCGATCTACGACAACGTCATCGCCGGGCTCACCCTCACGGGCCGGCGGGCGACCAGCGACGAGAAGGACTATCTCGTGGAGAGCTGCCTGACCAAGGCCGGCCTGTGGACGGAGGTGCGCGACCGGTTGCGCGCCCCTGGCGGCGGTCTCTCCGGCGGCCAGCAGCAACGGCTCTGCATCGCGCGCTCCCTCGCGGTGACGCCGCGGATCCTGCTCATGGACGAACCCTGCTCGGCCCTGGACCCCACCTCCACGCGAGTGATCGAAGAGACCATGCTCGAGCTGGCGCAGGAGGTCACCATCGTGATCGTCACCCACAACATGCAGCAGGCCCAGCGGGTCTCGCAGAACTGCGCGTTCTTCCTCGCCGCGCAGGGCACCCCGGGCGGCATCGTCGAGCACGGCCCGACCGAGCTGATGTTCGGCGACCCGATCGACAGCCGCACGGCCGACTACGTCAACGGCCGCTTCGGCTGA
- a CDS encoding MarR family winged helix-turn-helix transcriptional regulator, with protein sequence MPANDEVDRIVDAWLRERPDLDFAPLQVFSRVARLSKHLDRARRTAFSRSELDSWEFDVLSALRRAGAPYELSPKLLLQQTLVSSGTMTNRIDRLVERGLVTRRTDPNDGRGIFVGMTPGGLTRVDAAITRLVDAEAALLASLPVADQERLAALLRRLSLDFD encoded by the coding sequence ATGCCTGCGAATGACGAAGTCGACCGGATCGTTGATGCCTGGCTTCGTGAGCGCCCCGATCTGGATTTTGCTCCTCTGCAGGTCTTTTCCCGGGTCGCCAGGCTCAGCAAGCACCTGGATCGCGCCCGTCGTACTGCCTTCTCCCGCTCGGAGCTGGACTCCTGGGAATTCGACGTGCTGTCGGCCCTCCGCCGGGCCGGCGCACCCTACGAGCTGAGCCCCAAGCTGCTGCTGCAGCAGACCCTGGTCTCCAGCGGCACCATGACCAACCGTATCGACCGGCTGGTCGAGCGTGGCCTCGTCACCCGGCGCACCGACCCCAACGACGGCCGCGGCATTTTCGTGGGCATGACACCGGGCGGTCTGACCCGGGTGGACGCCGCCATCACCCGCCTGGTCGACGCGGAGGCCGCCCTGCTGGCGAGCCTGCCCGTCGCCGACCAGGAGCGCCTCGCCGCCCTCCTGCGTCGGCTCAGCCTCGACTTCGACTGA
- the glmU gene encoding bifunctional UDP-N-acetylglucosamine diphosphorylase/glucosamine-1-phosphate N-acetyltransferase GlmU gives MTDSRLAIIVLAAGQGTRMKSSLPKLMHPLAGLPIISHVLATARALDAAHVITVLRHERERLAELVALDLPESLLVDQDEVPGTGRAVEQAVAALPADFDGDVLVISGDVPLLNAATLANFIEAHRERAAAATVLSAFPGDVNGYGRIIRSEDGTFDRIVEHKDATDDERAVDEINAGVYLFGLGELRDQLARLTTDNVQGEKYLTDVIGLLRAAGSEVRAVPVADAWLVAGINDRAQLSDTAAKLNAVIVRGWQLAGVTVQDPATTWIDLKATLASDVTVLPGTQILGSTTVATGAIIGPDTTLLDCEIGEGATVKRSDATLAVIGDGATVGPFSYLRPGTWLGADGKIGTFVETKNAVIGEGSKVPHLSYVGDATIGVHSNIGAGTIFANYDGVNKNPSVIGSHVRTGSHNVFVAPIRIGDGAYTGAGTVVRKDVPAGALSINVAPQRNMVGWVETNRPGTDAATAASQSGD, from the coding sequence GTGACCGATTCCCGTCTCGCCATCATCGTCCTGGCCGCAGGGCAGGGCACCCGTATGAAGTCCAGCCTGCCCAAGCTCATGCATCCGCTCGCGGGTCTGCCGATCATCAGCCACGTACTGGCCACGGCTCGGGCGCTGGACGCCGCGCACGTCATCACGGTGCTGCGGCACGAGCGGGAGCGCCTGGCCGAGCTCGTGGCGCTCGACCTTCCCGAGAGCCTGCTCGTGGACCAGGACGAGGTGCCCGGAACGGGTCGCGCGGTCGAGCAGGCCGTCGCGGCGTTGCCGGCGGACTTCGACGGCGACGTGCTCGTGATCAGCGGGGATGTGCCGCTGCTGAACGCGGCCACCCTGGCCAACTTCATCGAGGCGCACCGGGAACGTGCCGCCGCGGCCACCGTGCTGTCCGCATTCCCCGGCGACGTCAACGGGTACGGCCGCATCATCCGCTCGGAGGACGGCACCTTCGACCGGATCGTCGAGCACAAGGACGCCACCGACGACGAGCGCGCCGTCGACGAGATCAACGCCGGCGTCTACCTCTTCGGGCTCGGCGAGCTGCGCGACCAGCTGGCCCGCCTCACCACCGACAATGTGCAGGGCGAGAAGTACCTCACCGACGTGATCGGCCTGCTTCGCGCGGCCGGCTCAGAGGTGCGCGCTGTGCCCGTCGCGGATGCCTGGCTGGTCGCCGGCATCAACGACCGGGCCCAGCTCAGCGACACCGCCGCCAAACTCAACGCCGTCATCGTGCGCGGCTGGCAGCTGGCCGGCGTGACCGTGCAGGATCCGGCCACCACCTGGATCGACCTCAAGGCCACCCTCGCGAGCGACGTCACGGTGCTGCCCGGCACCCAGATCCTCGGCTCCACCACCGTGGCCACCGGCGCGATCATCGGCCCGGACACCACCCTGCTCGACTGCGAGATCGGCGAGGGCGCGACCGTCAAGCGGAGCGACGCGACGCTCGCGGTGATCGGCGACGGCGCCACCGTCGGCCCGTTCTCCTACCTGCGACCGGGCACCTGGCTGGGCGCCGACGGCAAGATCGGCACCTTCGTCGAGACCAAGAACGCGGTCATCGGCGAGGGCAGCAAGGTGCCGCACCTGAGCTACGTCGGGGATGCGACCATCGGCGTGCACTCCAACATCGGAGCCGGCACGATCTTCGCCAACTACGACGGCGTCAACAAGAACCCGTCCGTGATCGGGTCGCATGTGCGCACCGGATCGCACAACGTGTTCGTGGCGCCGATTAGAATCGGTGACGGAGCCTACACGGGCGCAGGAACGGTCGTCCGCAAGGACGTGCCGGCTGGCGCCCTGTCCATCAACGTGGCTCCGCAGAGAAATATGGTCGGTTGGGTAGAGACCAACCGGCCGGGAACAGACGCGGCGACAGCCGCGTCACAGAGCGGAGACTAG
- a CDS encoding ribose-phosphate diphosphokinase: MPGIKSSGEKKLVLISGRAHPQLAIDIAAELGSELIPTDARTFANGEIYARFDESVRGADAFVIQSHTNPINEWLMEQLIMVDALKRASAKRITVVAPFYPYARQDKKGRGREPISARLVADLFKVAGADRIMSVDLHAAQIQGFFDGPVDHLFAMPVLLEHFRAKLDPSTLTIVSPDMGRVRVADIWSDKLGAPLAIIHKRRDPLVPNQITVHEIVGEVKGRVCLIVDDLIDTGRTIVQAAEALMAAGATGVVVAATHAVFSPPALDLLQNPAIQEVVVTDTLPIPEDKRFPTLTVLPIAPLLARAIHEVFDEGSVTSMFEGAA, encoded by the coding sequence GTGCCTGGAATCAAGAGCAGCGGCGAGAAGAAATTGGTGCTCATCTCGGGGCGAGCGCACCCTCAGCTCGCGATCGACATCGCCGCAGAACTTGGTTCGGAGTTGATCCCCACCGACGCGCGCACCTTCGCCAACGGCGAGATCTACGCCCGGTTCGACGAGAGCGTGCGCGGCGCGGATGCGTTCGTCATCCAGTCACACACCAACCCGATCAACGAGTGGCTGATGGAACAGCTCATCATGGTCGACGCCCTCAAGCGCGCCTCCGCCAAGCGCATCACCGTGGTCGCACCGTTCTACCCCTACGCCCGCCAGGACAAGAAGGGCCGCGGCCGCGAGCCGATCTCCGCCCGCCTCGTCGCCGACCTGTTCAAGGTCGCCGGTGCCGACCGCATCATGTCGGTCGACCTGCACGCCGCACAGATCCAGGGCTTTTTCGACGGTCCCGTCGACCACCTCTTCGCCATGCCGGTGCTGCTCGAACACTTCCGCGCCAAGCTCGACCCGTCGACCCTCACGATCGTGTCGCCGGACATGGGCCGTGTGCGCGTCGCCGACATCTGGAGCGACAAGCTCGGCGCCCCGCTGGCCATCATCCACAAGCGCCGCGACCCGCTGGTACCCAACCAGATCACGGTCCACGAGATCGTCGGTGAGGTCAAGGGCCGCGTCTGCCTGATCGTCGACGACCTGATCGACACCGGCCGCACCATCGTGCAGGCCGCGGAGGCCCTCATGGCCGCCGGCGCCACCGGTGTCGTCGTGGCCGCCACGCACGCCGTGTTCAGCCCGCCCGCACTGGACCTGCTGCAGAACCCGGCGATCCAGGAGGTCGTCGTCACCGACACCCTCCCGATCCCCGAGGACAAGCGCTTCCCCACGCTGACCGTGCTGCCGATCGCGCCCCTGCTGGCGCGCGCCATCCACGAGGTCTTCGACGAGGGATCCGTCACGTCGATGTTCGAGGGCGCCGCGTAG
- a CDS encoding DUF1905 domain-containing protein, with product MGPRYSFTAALWSAPSTNAWVFVSLPVDQSAEIRELTDGLRTGFGSLRVQAALNDSSWRTSVFPDSARNTFVMPVKKAIRSAEGLQVGDSARVTIDLLL from the coding sequence ATGGGTCCCCGATACTCGTTCACGGCCGCGCTCTGGAGTGCGCCGAGCACGAATGCCTGGGTATTCGTCTCGCTGCCCGTGGACCAGTCCGCGGAGATCCGCGAGCTCACCGACGGCCTCCGCACGGGCTTCGGCTCGTTGCGGGTGCAGGCGGCGCTCAACGACTCCTCCTGGCGGACCTCGGTCTTCCCCGACAGCGCCCGCAACACCTTCGTGATGCCGGTGAAGAAGGCCATCCGCTCGGCGGAAGGCCTGCAGGTCGGCGATTCCGCGCGCGTCACCATCGACCTGCTCCTCTGA
- a CDS encoding APC family permease: MNGSVRPDAPGTLRRHLGVGGATVVGLAAMIGAGVFYVWAPAAAAAGSGLLIGLVIAGVIASLNALSSAQLAMSHPVSGGAYAFGRATLGPWWGFSAGWLFLAGKTASAGAIALILGGYLWPEQARPVAVLAVLVLGAINLAGIRSTARLSAVVVFLVLGGLLALVLVVVAGIADGSRPATVDLGTLLDSGWAGILQSAGLLFLAFAGYARMATLGEEVRDPRRTLPRAIVTALGLTLVIYGVVGLLCVLVLGPAVLAGAASPLAELAGGSEPWTGLARLLAAIACLGSLAGILAGLSRTGLAMAREGDLPGALSRISPARHTPVVAEVTIGLVAVAGVLLLDPARLVGFSACAVLVYYAIAHLAALRQPREQRWLPRAVQYLGVTGCLLLAVTLPWPGVLAAAVWLALGLLGRALRLAAAARRP; encoded by the coding sequence ATGAATGGTTCAGTGCGGCCGGACGCCCCGGGGACATTGCGTCGCCACCTCGGCGTCGGCGGGGCCACTGTGGTCGGCCTGGCCGCCATGATCGGCGCCGGCGTCTTCTATGTATGGGCGCCCGCCGCCGCCGCGGCCGGCTCCGGCCTCCTGATCGGGCTCGTCATCGCCGGGGTCATCGCGTCGCTCAATGCCCTGAGCTCGGCGCAGCTGGCGATGAGCCATCCGGTCTCCGGCGGCGCCTATGCGTTCGGCCGGGCCACCCTCGGGCCCTGGTGGGGATTCAGCGCCGGCTGGCTGTTCCTGGCCGGCAAGACGGCGTCGGCCGGCGCTATCGCCCTGATCCTGGGCGGGTATCTGTGGCCGGAGCAGGCGAGACCAGTGGCGGTGCTGGCCGTTCTCGTGCTGGGCGCCATCAACCTGGCGGGCATCCGAAGCACCGCCAGGCTCAGCGCCGTGGTGGTGTTCCTGGTGCTCGGCGGACTGCTCGCGCTGGTCCTCGTGGTGGTGGCCGGCATCGCGGACGGCAGCCGGCCGGCCACGGTCGACCTCGGCACGCTGCTGGATTCCGGTTGGGCGGGCATCCTGCAGTCGGCCGGGCTGCTGTTCTTAGCGTTCGCCGGGTACGCCCGCATGGCCACGCTGGGGGAGGAGGTGCGCGACCCGCGCCGCACCCTGCCGCGGGCGATCGTGACCGCCTTGGGACTCACGCTGGTGATCTACGGCGTGGTCGGCCTGCTCTGCGTGCTCGTGCTCGGCCCGGCGGTCCTGGCCGGCGCGGCATCGCCGCTGGCGGAGCTGGCCGGCGGCAGTGAACCGTGGACCGGGCTGGCACGGCTGCTGGCCGCGATCGCCTGCCTGGGGTCGCTGGCCGGGATCCTCGCGGGCCTCAGCCGCACCGGACTGGCCATGGCGAGGGAGGGCGACCTGCCGGGCGCGCTCAGCCGCATCTCTCCGGCCCGGCACACCCCGGTGGTGGCCGAGGTGACCATCGGGCTCGTGGCGGTCGCCGGGGTGCTGCTGCTCGACCCAGCCCGGCTGGTGGGTTTCTCGGCCTGCGCGGTGCTGGTCTACTACGCGATCGCGCACCTGGCCGCGCTCCGCCAACCGCGCGAGCAGCGCTGGCTGCCCCGCGCGGTGCAATACCTCGGCGTCACCGGATGCCTGCTCCTGGCAGTGACCCTGCCCTGGCCAGGGGTGCTCGCCGCCGCGGTGTGGCTCGCCCTCGGCCTGCTCGGGCGTGCCCTGCGCCTGGCCGCCGCCGCGCGCCGCCCCTGA
- a CDS encoding DDE-type integrase/transposase/recombinase, giving the protein MPVVRACALVGYSRASFYRHRSPRARLAAPIPQKDRHQPATLSTAESAQILALINTPEYEGFSICQAFYRAWDAGVYLASKSSWYRVARAAGQVHERRRQAEGSPKKIPELVATAPSQVWSWDITKLKTTIRGRYFHLYVIMDIYSRRVVGWRLEAYEDGDLAEELIQEAVTANHGVAPNYLHSDNGAAMVSTPVSLLLEKLGVDKSFSRPKVSNDNPYSEALFKTAKYDLAFPEIFATTDDARAYFGWFFHEYNQNHRHSGIAWNTPNDVHYGRTDRVTRRRSQVLNTAFRTHPERYAQHPKPPALPGRVCINDPRQKPKPNLSQTG; this is encoded by the coding sequence ATGCCGGTGGTGCGGGCCTGCGCGTTGGTCGGCTACTCGCGGGCATCGTTCTATCGGCACCGCAGCCCCCGCGCCCGCCTGGCCGCGCCGATCCCGCAGAAGGACCGGCACCAGCCAGCCACGCTCTCCACTGCGGAGAGCGCGCAGATCCTGGCGCTGATCAACACCCCTGAGTATGAGGGCTTCTCGATCTGCCAAGCGTTTTACCGGGCCTGGGATGCGGGTGTTTACCTGGCGTCGAAGTCTTCCTGGTACCGCGTCGCCCGCGCGGCCGGGCAGGTCCACGAGCGCCGCCGGCAGGCTGAGGGGTCGCCGAAGAAGATCCCCGAGCTGGTCGCGACCGCCCCGTCACAGGTGTGGTCCTGGGACATCACCAAGCTCAAGACCACGATCCGGGGCCGCTACTTCCACCTCTACGTGATCATGGACATCTACTCCCGCCGCGTCGTGGGCTGGCGGCTGGAGGCCTACGAGGATGGTGACCTCGCCGAAGAACTGATCCAAGAAGCGGTCACCGCGAACCACGGCGTCGCGCCGAACTATCTGCACTCGGATAACGGTGCGGCGATGGTGAGCACACCGGTGTCCTTGCTGCTGGAGAAACTCGGCGTCGATAAGTCCTTCTCACGGCCCAAAGTCTCCAACGATAACCCCTACAGCGAAGCGTTATTTAAGACCGCGAAATACGATCTCGCATTCCCCGAGATCTTCGCCACGACCGATGACGCCCGCGCCTACTTCGGCTGGTTCTTCCACGAATACAACCAGAACCACCGCCACTCCGGCATCGCCTGGAACACCCCCAACGACGTTCACTACGGCCGCACCGACCGAGTGACCCGTCGCCGAAGCCAGGTCCTCAACACCGCATTCAGAACGCATCCGGAACGCTACGCCCAACACCCCAAGCCCCCGGCCCTACCGGGCCGGGTATGCATCAACGACCCCCGCCAAAAACCCAAACCCAACCTGTCTCAAACAGGTTGA
- a CDS encoding type IV toxin-antitoxin system AbiEi family antitoxin domain-containing protein, which yields MNVDRVDPQTGLFLVKKIGVSDTDARQARREVELGEATRLRRGVLTSVERWTSLDPAQKYLDRIRAVVETRKHDPVISHHSAAALWGIPLGRNWPVAVHVLARPASHARSKNGVLVHRTEFDWDEILEIDGVLVTSPARTLLDLARTAPFAVAVVALDHALNPDRADPQVLVYAEELSEMLGRAGSARGLARGQRALDFARPDAANPGESLSRVAIFELGFPDPDLQTRHRNPRGGWYFTDHEWRDFHLIGEFDGKAKYLKEEYLRGRTPGEVVYQEKVREDHLRAEGFTVVRWGWAELADRAMLRRILVGAGLPVIR from the coding sequence ATGAATGTTGACCGTGTGGACCCGCAGACGGGCCTGTTCCTCGTGAAGAAGATCGGCGTCAGCGACACCGACGCCAGACAAGCCCGGCGGGAGGTGGAGCTCGGCGAGGCCACCCGGCTGCGCCGTGGCGTCCTCACCTCGGTGGAGCGCTGGACGAGCCTTGATCCTGCCCAGAAGTACCTGGATCGGATCCGGGCCGTGGTCGAAACCAGGAAGCACGATCCAGTGATCAGCCACCACTCTGCCGCCGCGCTCTGGGGAATTCCGCTCGGCCGCAACTGGCCGGTGGCCGTGCACGTTCTGGCGCGGCCGGCCTCGCATGCGCGCAGCAAGAACGGGGTGCTGGTGCACCGTACGGAATTCGACTGGGACGAGATCCTGGAAATCGACGGAGTCCTCGTGACCAGCCCGGCGCGCACCCTGCTCGACCTGGCCAGAACCGCACCCTTCGCGGTTGCCGTCGTGGCGCTCGACCACGCGCTCAATCCGGACCGGGCGGATCCGCAGGTGCTGGTGTACGCCGAGGAGCTCTCGGAGATGTTGGGCAGGGCCGGCTCGGCGCGCGGGCTGGCACGGGGGCAGCGGGCCCTCGACTTCGCGCGGCCGGACGCGGCCAACCCAGGGGAGTCGCTCAGCCGGGTCGCGATCTTCGAGTTGGGTTTTCCGGATCCCGACCTGCAGACGCGGCATCGGAACCCCCGCGGCGGATGGTACTTCACCGATCATGAATGGCGGGACTTCCACCTGATTGGCGAATTCGACGGGAAGGCCAAGTATCTCAAGGAGGAGTACCTGCGCGGCCGGACTCCTGGCGAGGTCGTATACCAGGAGAAGGTTCGTGAGGACCATCTGCGCGCCGAGGGCTTCACCGTGGTGCGCTGGGGATGGGCCGAGCTCGCCGACCGGGCGATGTTGCGGCGCATCCTGGTGGGCGCCGGCCTCCCGGTCATCCGCTGA
- the gndA gene encoding NADP-dependent phosphogluconate dehydrogenase, whose product MGSNLARNLASREGNTVAVYNRSPERTRLLLDEHPEAGFVASEAIEDFVASLATPRTAIIMVQAGRGTDAVISQLTELFEPGDIIVDGGNALFTDTLRREKAVRETGINFVGAGISGGEEGALKGPSIMPGGSAEAYVTLGPILESIAAVVDGEPCVTHVGTDGAGHFVKMIHNGIEYADMQLIGEAYDLIRRGTGKTPAEISEIFTEWNKGDLESYLIEITAEVLKQVDAKTGQPLVDVILDQAGSKGTGVWTVQTALDLGIPVSGIAEAVFARSVSSKPAQRAAAAALPGPTASPVEDVDGFIEGVRQALYASKIIAYSQGFDAIVAGAEHYNWDIKKGDIAKIWRGGCIIRARFLNRITEAYAENPGLVSLVTAPFFTDVVAKAQDSWRNVVADAAHAGIPAPVFASSLAYYDSLRADRLPAALTQGQRDFFGAHTYKRVDMEGTFHTLWSGDRSEIETEGSSH is encoded by the coding sequence ATGGGCTCCAACCTCGCCCGCAACCTGGCCAGCCGCGAAGGCAACACCGTCGCGGTGTACAACCGCTCCCCCGAACGCACCCGCCTGCTCCTCGACGAGCACCCCGAGGCGGGCTTCGTCGCCTCAGAGGCGATCGAAGACTTCGTCGCGTCGCTTGCGACCCCGCGCACCGCGATCATCATGGTGCAGGCCGGCCGCGGCACCGACGCCGTGATCAGCCAGCTGACGGAGCTGTTCGAACCCGGCGACATCATCGTCGACGGCGGCAACGCCCTGTTCACCGACACCCTCCGCCGCGAGAAGGCGGTGCGCGAGACCGGCATCAACTTCGTCGGCGCCGGCATCTCCGGCGGCGAAGAAGGCGCCCTCAAGGGCCCGAGCATCATGCCAGGCGGCTCCGCGGAGGCTTACGTCACCCTTGGCCCGATCCTCGAGTCCATCGCCGCTGTCGTCGACGGCGAGCCCTGCGTCACACACGTCGGCACCGACGGCGCCGGCCACTTCGTCAAGATGATCCACAACGGCATCGAATACGCCGACATGCAGCTCATCGGCGAGGCCTACGACCTCATCCGTCGTGGGACCGGCAAGACCCCTGCCGAGATCTCCGAGATCTTCACCGAGTGGAACAAGGGCGACCTCGAGAGCTACCTCATCGAGATCACCGCGGAGGTCCTCAAGCAGGTCGACGCCAAGACCGGCCAGCCGCTCGTCGACGTCATCCTCGACCAGGCCGGCAGCAAGGGCACCGGCGTCTGGACCGTGCAGACCGCCCTGGACCTCGGCATCCCCGTCTCCGGCATCGCCGAGGCCGTGTTCGCCCGCTCCGTCTCCTCCAAGCCCGCGCAGCGCGCAGCCGCCGCCGCCCTTCCCGGCCCGACCGCCAGCCCGGTCGAAGACGTGGACGGCTTCATCGAGGGTGTCCGTCAGGCGCTCTACGCGTCGAAGATCATCGCGTACTCGCAGGGCTTCGACGCCATCGTCGCCGGCGCCGAGCACTACAACTGGGACATCAAGAAGGGCGACATCGCCAAGATCTGGCGCGGCGGCTGCATCATCCGCGCCCGCTTCCTGAACCGCATCACCGAGGCCTACGCCGAGAACCCCGGGCTCGTCTCGCTCGTCACCGCCCCGTTCTTCACGGATGTCGTCGCCAAGGCGCAGGACTCCTGGCGCAACGTCGTCGCCGATGCAGCACACGCCGGCATCCCCGCGCCGGTGTTCGCCTCGTCGCTGGCGTACTACGACAGCCTGCGTGCCGACCGTCTCCCCGCGGCCCTCACCCAGGGCCAGCGTGACTTCTTCGGTGCGCACACCTACAAGCGCGTCGACATGGAAGGCACCTTCCACACGCTGTGGTCCGGCGACCGCAGCGAGATCGAGACCGAGGGCTCCTCGCACTAG
- a CDS encoding FadR/GntR family transcriptional regulator — protein sequence MSPSLHTRVTEDVGRSIVDGTVPAGSVLLADEIERHQGVSRSVIREAVRVLGSMGLVESVKRVGIRVLPPERWNAYDPTIIRWRLLGPGKGEQLRSLTELRSAVEPMAAELAARHAGAEVSAELLHVAGLMRSAGQSGDLSQFLELDIRFHQLVLHGSGNEMFAKLDEPVAAVLSGRTDLGLMPDHPHQNTLQLHADVAEAIQARRPGDARAAMELIMRRTYAEVQPTWTNKYDYIGEASH from the coding sequence ATGTCGCCCAGCCTGCACACCCGAGTGACCGAGGACGTCGGACGGTCCATCGTCGACGGCACCGTCCCGGCCGGCAGTGTTCTGCTGGCGGATGAGATCGAACGGCACCAGGGCGTGAGCCGGTCGGTGATCCGGGAAGCCGTGCGGGTGCTCGGATCGATGGGTCTGGTCGAATCGGTCAAGCGCGTCGGCATCCGGGTCCTGCCGCCCGAGCGCTGGAATGCGTACGATCCCACCATCATCCGGTGGCGGCTGCTCGGACCAGGCAAGGGCGAACAATTGCGCTCGTTGACCGAACTCCGGTCGGCCGTGGAACCGATGGCCGCCGAACTGGCGGCCCGGCATGCCGGTGCGGAGGTCTCGGCCGAACTGCTGCACGTGGCCGGGCTGATGCGCAGCGCCGGGCAGTCCGGCGACCTGTCCCAGTTCCTCGAGCTCGACATCCGGTTTCACCAGCTGGTGCTGCACGGCTCGGGCAATGAGATGTTCGCCAAACTCGACGAACCCGTCGCGGCGGTCCTGTCCGGCCGCACCGACCTGGGCCTGATGCCCGATCACCCGCATCAGAACACCCTGCAGTTGCACGCCGACGTCGCCGAGGCGATCCAGGCCCGCCGGCCCGGGGACGCCAGGGCGGCGATGGAACTCATCATGCGTCGCACCTATGCGGAGGTGCAGCCCACCTGGACTAATAAATATGATTACATTGGAGAGGCGAGCCACTAA